The following is a genomic window from Thermoplasmatales archaeon.
ATATTATGAGCGTTAAATTCTATGGTCGAAAATTAGGAAACTTAACTTGGCAATTGCTTGGTATAAATACAAATGTTGCAAACAATAGCAACACATCAATAACATGGTATAATCTTGAATATGGCACAACATATGAATGGTATGCAGTTGCAAATGATAGCATCACTGAAAATTCATCAGATATATGGAGATTTACAACTCAGGCAGTACCCCCCGTAAATAATCCACCTGTTGCAAATGATGATTATTATTCAACAGATGAAGATATTATGCTTGTTGCAATTGCTCCTGGAGTTCTTGAAAATGATTATGATGCTGATGGAGATGCCTTATCTGCAATTCTTGTTAGTGAGCCAAGCCATGGAAGCTTAACATTTAATTCAAATGGCTCATTTATCTATACTCCTCAAGAAAATTATTATGGACAAGATAGCTTTACTTATAAAGCATATGATGGAAAAGATTATAGCAACATTGCAACAATTTATATAAACATAACAGCGGTAAATGATGCTCCTTTTGCAGTTGATGACATTGCTACAACTGATGAGGATATTCCAATTTATATAAATTTAACATCAAATGACTATGATATAGATGGAAGCATAGATTTAACAAGCATAGAAATAACTCAAAATCCATCTCATGGAAGCTTAAATGTTTATTCAAATGGAACAGTATTATACACACCAGATGCAAATTATTATGGCTCAGATTCATTCAAATATAAAGTAAAGGATAATAGCAATGCTTGGAGCAATGAAGCATGTGTAAATATTACAATAAATAGCATAAATGATGCACCTATTGCAAACTTTACTTATGAGCCATTGCATCCTTTGATAAATCAAACAATTTATTTCAATAGCACTTCTTATGATTTAGATGGAAGCATAGTTAATTTTACTTGGAGCTTTGGAGATGGAAGCATTGGATATGGAGAAAGAATTAATCATTCATATATCATTGCTGGAAATTATATTGTAAATTTAACAGTTAGAGATAATGAAGGAGCGGTTTCGGGCATAACAAAGGAAATAATAATCTGGTTACAAGATATAAATCCACCATTTACAGCAATTGAGCTCGGCTTACCTTACTATTATGATGGAAATCACTGGATAAGCTCTTCTACGGAAATATGGCTAAATGCAACTGATGAAGGGGTAGGAGTAAATATAACATATTACAAGATTGATGATGGAGATTGGATTGAATACACAACTCCATTTACAATTTCTGGAGAAGGAGAGCATACAATTTATTACTATAGCATTGATAATTTAGGAAATGAAGAAGAAAGAAAATCGATAATTGTTAAAGTGGATAATACTCCGCCAGAGATTTTCATCCAATCTGAATTCTTTGTTATTACCCCAGCAAACCTTATATGTTTCGCTGATGATTATGAAAGCGGATTGCAATCTGTATCTTTTTACTATCAATACAGCTATGATAACAAAACATGGAGCGAGGAGCAATTTAAATGCATTGACTATAGCGAGCCATATAGCTGTAGCTTTGATGAAATAGGATTTTATAGAATTTCTGCAATTGCAATGGATAATGTAAATAATTCAAAAGATTTTGAAATTTTTGTCAGAATTTTCAATCCAGATTTTAACAGCGACGGAACAATAAATGTTCAGGATTTGGTTATAATCGCTAAAAATTTCAATGGCACAGATGCTAAATATGATATAGATGGCGATGGCATGATTGATTTAAAAGATGCTCGGCTTGTTTTGGAATTCTGGCACAGGGAAGAGGGCTAAAAAAATAGAAATTTATATAAATAGCGAATATATTTCTCCTAACGATGCAATCTATTAGGGGGATAAAAATGAAAGAAAAAAATGTGATAGGTAGTTTGGTGTTGAGAAAGGGTATAGTGGCTGCAATAGCAATCTTACTGCTTGGAACAGGCTTAATGATATTCTTTGAAGCAGAAGCAAGAACAGATCCATGTGTAATAACTGGTTATGTATATGATGAAAATGGCAATCCTTTGCCAGGGGCAACTGTAATCATAAGGGACTTAAACACTGGAGCATGGGGAGAAAACACAACAGATGCCGATGGCTTATATAGCATAACTCTTGGAGGCGGGCCAATGTCGCCGCCATGGATGGAATGGTTTGGTGGCGATGGCTTGCTTGCTGTTGCTACATATGATGGAAGGGAAGGAAAGGCATTTAGATACATAGATGAAGAAGAAATTGATGATAATGGGTTCATGTGGCTTGATATAACTCTTGGAACCCCAATAACAACAAAAACGATAGGAGAGCCAGAATTTATAAAATATGATTATGATGATGGCTATGCTAACTATGGTTATCTTGTTTCTGAAAGAATAGATGTTACAGCAGACACTGCATATCTAGATTTCTGGACATGGTGGCAAATTGAAGGAGCAGCGCCATCGAGTTTTGACTTAATGAATGTATATATATCAACAGATGGTGGCTATAATTGGGAGTTGCTAAAAACTTTAAATCCAGATAGCGATCCAGAGGAGCCAAATAGAGAGTATTTATATTATGGTTCAAATGGTTTCAATACAACTCCAGTATGGAAGCATGAAACAATAGATATATCTGCTTATGTTCCAAATGAAATTATAATAATATTTGAATTTGATACAGTCGATGATGTGTGTAATTTCTGGGAGGGATGGTATATAGATGATATAAAAATAACTGAATTTGGAGGAAATGTTCCATTTAGCGATGATGTTGAAAATGGAGTGCAAAACTGGACATATAATGGCTACTGGCATATAAGCGAGCATAGAAGTCGTTCATCAAGCCATGCATGGTATTATGGAATAGAGCACAGCTATGTAACAAGTGAAACACCAATTACATTTGAAGTAGAAGGGGACTATAATCAGATGCTTTATAGAATATATTTCAATAATACATGGCATCCGATAAATGAGGAAGATGCTTATTGCGGAAATGAAGATATAACTGAAATAGATGGAACATATTGGTATATTTATCCAGAAGGATTTGAAATTCATTTCCATGAAGAATGCATGCACATTATAGAATTCTATGCGGAAAATGGAACCAACAGCGAGCCAGTTCATAATCAAACCCATTATGTGGACAATAGCCCACCAGTAAGCGAATACTGGTTTGATGGTCTAACTTCAACTTTGAATTTTGGTGGGCATGACTTCATTGCAATAAAGAAATGCACACCAATGATAATAAACGCTTATGATATGCCAGAAGGGTGTGCAGCAGGAGTGGAATGGCTCAATTATACAATATGGTGGAATGCAAATGAGCCAAACAATTATACAAAAATTAAGGAAGTAAGGATACATGATAATGATGTAAATGATACTGATAAGAGAGTTGGCTTCATTACCGCTGAACTGCATTTCACTGAGGAATGCTTCCATGAAATAAAATGGAGCATGGTAGATTATTTCGGTCATGCCTCACCGCAATATTCACTTGATATTGCAGTTGATGGAACTCCTCCAACCATAGAGAAGACAATAGGGGAGCCAAAGTATATAGATGAGCGCGGATGGCTATGGGTAAATTGCTCAACTCCTATATGGTTCAATATCAGCGATGGAGGATGCGGTGGAGGAGTTGGGGTATGGATGTTTGGAATGAATATTTACTGGAATGAGACAAGGGTTCCAGCAGGAGAGCAGCAGGAATTTACATTAGTTGAGGAGATAGTTGTTGTTGATAATCTTGCTGAAATAACAATGGAAGTTTATAATGAAAGCAAGGGCTGGCTTAATTTGACAAAAGATGTGCCAGTAGAAGAGCTTGAAGAACTTCTTTCAAATCCAAATGAATCAACATGGTATATCAATGATGATGAATATGAAATTTATAACTGGGTAGATAACGGAAATGGAACTCTTGACTATTGCGATTATATAGATTTTGATAACTCTACCTGGCATGTAGAAGCCCTGAATATTGAGATTAAAGATTTAGACCCAGATTATGGAGAAATTTCTTATCTCTTCCGCTTCAATGATTTGCCAGAAAACTACACAGAATGCTTCCATGAGCCAGAAATATGGGCAATTGATTATGTTGGAAACAATTATTCATTCAAGGAAAAGGATATGGTAGATTGCACACCCCCAGCAATATACAAGACAATTGAAAAAATAGTTGCTCTTGAGCAAACTGAAATTAATACTGGTTCATATACAGATATAACTGATTATCAGAGCTTTAAAGCACCATTTAGCTACATTGATGCAGTAAGTGTTTATGTAACTGGAAACTTTGATTTAGCTTCTCCAGTATATGTAG
Proteins encoded in this region:
- a CDS encoding tandem-95 repeat protein produces the protein IMSVKFYGRKLGNLTWQLLGINTNVANNSNTSITWYNLEYGTTYEWYAVANDSITENSSDIWRFTTQAVPPVNNPPVANDDYYSTDEDIMLVAIAPGVLENDYDADGDALSAILVSEPSHGSLTFNSNGSFIYTPQENYYGQDSFTYKAYDGKDYSNIATIYINITAVNDAPFAVDDIATTDEDIPIYINLTSNDYDIDGSIDLTSIEITQNPSHGSLNVYSNGTVLYTPDANYYGSDSFKYKVKDNSNAWSNEACVNITINSINDAPIANFTYEPLHPLINQTIYFNSTSYDLDGSIVNFTWSFGDGSIGYGERINHSYIIAGNYIVNLTVRDNEGAVSGITKEIIIWLQDINPPFTAIELGLPYYYDGNHWISSSTEIWLNATDEGVGVNITYYKIDDGDWIEYTTPFTISGEGEHTIYYYSIDNLGNEEERKSIIVKVDNTPPEIFIQSEFFVITPANLICFADDYESGLQSVSFYYQYSYDNKTWSEEQFKCIDYSEPYSCSFDEIGFYRISAIAMDNVNNSKDFEIFVRIFNPDFNSDGTINVQDLVIIAKNFNGTDAKYDIDGDGMIDLKDARLVLEFWHREEG